AGCTCAAAGGTGACCTTCGCGTCCTCCATGGAGTAGCGCGCGACCCTTTCAAGCCCCTCGCCGGTTTCCCAGGCGGTGGTTATCTCCTCGGCGTAGACCTTCCCCTTCGGCTTTCCAAAGACTGCCTCGTAAACCGCCTCAAGGGTGTATGTTGGAAGGTTTATCGTGCGCCTTATGACGGGGTACAGGTCGAAGTGTATTCTGCCCTTCACCTCGACCGCAAACCTGTCCCCCATGCGCTGGATTTTTGGTTCAGAACCATCTCTCCCGAGGGTGAACTTTATCCCGAGCTTCTCGCACCGTCTCTTTAGGTAAGCAAAGTCAAAGTTGTCGCCGTTGTAGGTTATGAGAACATCAGGATCCTTCTCCTTGACAACCTTGAGGAAGCGCTTAATCATCTCCTTCTCGGTGGAGACGACGTCAACGTATGGCAGGTCTATCTTCTTCCACGTTATGACCCTAGCCTCGTCCTCGTCGGCGTAACTTATCATCAGAATCGGCCCGGTTCCGAACTCCTCGCCCTCGTGGTAGAGAGTCTCGATGTCAAAGGACATCATCTTAAGCTCCTCATCGCCCTCCATCGGGATTAGCCCCTTATCTATGAGGTAGCGCTTGGCGAAGGGTATGTCGTACTCGTAGATGGCAACGACGGCAGGATGCTTTCGTATCTCGTCCCTTATCGCCGGAACGTCCTGGGGGTGGGTGAAGTAGAGAACCCAGACCTCTATCGGCCTGCCGAGGAACTTCTTTTTCACCTTCTCGGCGCGCTTGACTTTAACCACCGTCCCGTGTCGGCTGGAGGTTATCTTTTTGAGCTCGTCAATCGCTGAGTCATCCTTCAGGAGCGCGTAGAAGTACGGCTCAAAGTTCCGGTCGTATTCTATCTTAAACTCACCGTTCTCCTTCTTGAATATCCTAATGACGGGCTTCCCATCCTCTGTGAGGTAGTCGGTGTCGAGAATCATGAGTCATCACCAGTCAGGTGATTCAAAACCATTTGGGCGCTCTCACGCTCAAACCTTGCCTCTTCTTCGTCCAAGAATGAATACTCGACGCCGAGCTTGTCGAGGAGAAACGCCAGCTCACCAAGTTTCATGTTTAAAAGCTCCGCCGCCTTCTCAAACGTTATCTGGTGGCTTACGAGGAGGCCTACCACCTTGAGGAATCGCTCTTTTTCCCGGTAATCCTTGAAGAGAGGGAAGTTGAAGACCAACCTGTCAACCTCTTCCATGCTCTCACCGTGATTAATTGGCTTTTTATCCCATAAATAAACTTCGCCATTGGAAGGCACGACCTGCTTTCAAAAATTGCAGAACAATTGAGTTTGTGCAGTTTACAGGCATTTCTCCTTCGCCCGTCTGATTCTCTCGGATGAAGCCCACTCGTATGGATAATCAATATTACTCAATATTTTTGCCGATGCCAGTGCCCATACAATCGCCAGTATTGCCAAAGCGGCATAGTTCTGGTTAAGGTACTTGCTAACCAGACTTGCCGGAACTATTATCCCAATGCCTGCGGAATCAATAAAAGACTTCTTTAGAAGGGTATCACATAGCGGCCTGCATTCAAGTCGTTTGGATAACTCGCTGCACTTATGTGAGTTATATACAATCCACACCAAACTAGATATTGCCCACGAAACAATGGCTATAAACACTACGTCTGGACTGTCCAACGTCCCAAAAAGAAAAGATAGGCCAAAAGAGACTATGCTCTCCCTCAAAAGGTTGGTTCTAAACCGTACTCTGTAATATTCATCCATCAATTTACACTCCCCCCGATTGATGTAGGGCATATCCCTCCCGGCGAACATGGAGGCCATGGTGGAGTTGATTTCCAGGGATATTCGCTAGTGGAGTAAACTATTTCCCTCTCGTCCTTCTTTTCCCAAAGACCTTTGCCTCTCCCCAGTACATCACCGAGTATTTTCTCAACACCCCACGTCACGGTAGTCGAGACGAGCGGATTTGTATATTTAATGCTTACGAGTGTATTGAAGGCAGTCATGGTTGGCCTAATGTAGTCCCAATTGTGAAAGTAACCAAAATGAGTCCCTAGTGTTATCTTTTTCTTTGGGGTTATCCCAACCCATATTATGCCCCATGAGACATCGTCATCTACTGGAATTTTGATGAACATTTGGTAGATCCTGCGATAGCCTCCGTTGTAAAATAATAGCTCCTCAGTAGGTTCTATAGAGAACCTTACAGGGCCAACTTTGTACTCCATGCCATGTACTGTTTCAATACGAACTTCTGGCAGATATTCATAGAATATGTAAGGGTCAGGATAACCATGGATTTCCCAAGGAAATGAGATTACAATGGCATCCTTGCCTCCGCCAAACAATTCTGGCAACCCATTCCATTTCCATTCAAATGCGAGGTATAACTTCCCGTCAAGGACGAATGACAAATCCTTTCTAAATCTGACTGTAAGCTGGTTCTTATCTCCAAGCACCATTGGAGATATCGGTGCGGTTTTAGATACCTCCGGAGACATCTTCGAAGCAACAGATTCCTGAGGTACGGACACTTCAGGATATGAAGTTGCCAATGTAGCTCCTGATGCTCCCAGCACCAGCAGTCCTACTAAGACTGCCATCAAGCCTCGCCACTTCACGGGATTTCACCTCCGTAGTGTTTTTGCAATTTATATAATTCAACTTGTCTTTATAAACTTTTCCTTTTACTATAAGTACATTTTCTTCGTTTTTTTTCGAGTATAATTTTTTTCAGAATAGAGTTTTCCCAGTAGAATGAACGAAAAGAAGCCAGAGTAAAAGAGTTGCATACTCATGCACACACCACCACCTTTTTAAACTCCCCCACAAAGCCCCGTCCATGGAGCTGTTTTACCGCGTGAGCTTTCAGGAAGTGGTGGCGGACGCGTTGAGCCTGGTTGAGGAGCGTGAACTCTCATCGAAGCACGCCCTTGAGAGGGTCTTTAAGAGGGTCGCCGGCAAAGACCGGGACAAGGCGCGGGGATTAGCTCATGCCTACGTCTTCGAGATAGAGAAGTGGCGGGCGAAGATAGACTTCATAATAAACTCCGTCCTCAAAGGCTCAACGGTCGAGGAATTAGACCCCTACCTGGCCAACCTCCTGAGAATCGGCACCTTTGAAATCCACTTCCGGAAGGTTCCCCCGGCTGTGGCGACCGACTCGATAATCAGGGTCGTCAAAGAACGCTTTGATTTCTCAAGGGCAAAGTTCGTGAACGCGCTCATGCATTCGATAGAGAAGTTTGACGTGGAGAACGCCCTAAAACGGCTTAAGGAGAGGGACAGGGTAGAATGGCTCTCCGTCCGCTTCTCGCACCCGAGATGGTACGTGGAGTACGCTATAGACCTCCTCGGCTACGACGAAGCAGTAAGACTCCTCCTCAGCAACAACAGACTACAACGCTATTACGTTAGAGCAAACACCCTCAAGACCGACGTTGATTCCCTCAGAGATTACCTTGGGGAGAACGGCGTAAGGACGGCCTTAACGCCCGTCCCGGACGTTTTGAAGATCCTCGAATACAAAACTCCGGTAACGAGGCTCGACTGGTACAGGGAAGGGAAGTTCGCTATCCAGGATCTGGCCTCTGCCTACGTTGCCCATGTTTTGGCTCCGGAGCCGGGAGAGAGGGTTCTGGACTTAGCGGCCGCACCGGGGAGTAAAACCTTCCACGCGGCGGCGCTGATGGAGAACAAAGGAGAGATAATCGCGGTTGACTACTCCTACGACAGGCTCATGCGCATGAAGGAGAAGATGAGGCTTTTGGGCATCAAAAACGTCAAGCTGGTTCATGCCGACGGCCAGAGCTTTAGGGATAAGAGCAAGTTCGACAAAATAATCCTCGATGCCCCCTGTTCAAGCTCCGGAACCTACCGGCAGTTCCCGGAGGTCAAGTGGCGCTTCGATGAGAAGAAAATCAAGCGCATCATAAACGTCCAGAGGAACATGCTCCGCAATGCCTACGAGAACCTCAGAGCCGGGGGGGAGATGACCTACTCGACGTGCTCGATTAGGATTGACGAAGACGAGGAGAACGTGCTCTTCGCGATAAACAGGGTGGGGCTTGAGCTGATGAACTACCCCTTCGGCTGGGGCGATAGGGGCTTCCTTGAAATCGGCGACAGGGTTTTCAGAGCGTGGACGCACAGGCACGACTGCAACGGATTCTTCATTGCAAAATTGAGAAGGGCGGACTAGCCGCCCTCAAGCTCCTTCATGGCATCAAGGAGCATGCCAACAGCGTCCCTTTCCAGAACGTATGCCTTCCTCACCAAGTGGAGCCTCGGGTACGTCGGTATCGCTCCCCAGACGCGGAGCTTTATGTCATCGAGGTTGTCCGTATGCCATGCCCCCATCATCATCTGGGTCGCGTTCTCGTGGAGTTCCTTTGCCAGAGCAAGGGTCTCGTTATCGACCCCCATGGCGCTTGCGTTGGCGTAGACTTCATCAAAGTCGTCGTGAAGCCTGAAGAAGTACATTGTCCACACCTGGGCGATGACCATCATGCGGTTGTATATGAAGTACGCAGGTGGAACATCGAACTTGAGGTCATCAATCAGAACCGTCGTGTCGACGATGCTGTCGCCCTCATCTCCAACCTCCAGAACCAGCGTTATCTTTTCGCCCTGGTACTGGGAAACATCGACCCTGGCCACGTATATGGAGCTCATTCTCCACAGTACGACGCCATCCTGGCCGTTGATGGGCGTCAGATACGGCTCGATTATGGTTATGTACGGGATGGTTCCGTTAAGCACCGTGGCGGCAACCTTTTTGGTGCCATCCGGGAAGACGACGTATGCGTAGAAAAAGTCGTTGTATGGAGAATACTCGTCCGAGACGATCCTCCAGCGGAAGGACAGTTCCTTGGCACCGTAGGGTACTTCGAGGGTTATCTCAAGCCTGGCGACGTCGTATATGGTCTCCCCTGTTACCGGGTGGCCTCCGGATATGGAGAGGCCCCCCATGTTCTCAACGTCGTACGTGCTCCCTTCGGTGACGTACCTCGCATCGCCGGAGCTTAGGATCACATAGGAATCCCCCTCAATCGGGAAACCGAGCAACGGCTTCGTGGTCACCAGAATCTGCTCCTCAACACCCCTGAACTTGGCGGTCACCAGCGAATTCTGAAAGTTGGAGTTGAGAATGGCCTTGGCCTCATTGGTCGCATCCCTTGTAATGACCGTCCCATAGGTGGCCCCAACGTATCCCAGAGAGACCACACTACCCAGAACCAGCAGGAGGGCCAGGACCACCAGAACTTGTCTTTTCTCCAATCTGACCTCACCTTATTTTGATGTATGTCCCACAACTATTTAAATATTTTCAAGAAATTTTGGTAATTATTCGAAAAATTTTCCAGGACGGTCACAGCGGCTTCCTTTTGACCGGCCCTCCCGGTTTTTCCTCCTCAAACACCTCCGCCGTGAAGCGGTAGACCTTCGTATCCTCGTCGAGCCAGCAGTCGGGTGGAAGACCGGCCTTCCAGCAGGTCTGAGCTAAGAACTCCTCCTCGTCCCAGCCCCACTCTATCGGCACCTGCGGGAGAAGCAGGCCGGAGTAAATGCCCTTCTCGATGATCAGACCGTCCCTGCCGACCTTTATCTTCTTTGGCCTCTCCTCGGGAGGCCCTTCGATGAGTTCCGGCGGCGTCAGGACGCTCACCTCAACAACCAGGTCATCCAGCTCACCCTCCCTCACGGGCGGGAAGCGGGGGTCGTCAACCGCCGCATAGATAGCCGCCTTTATCGTGGCCTCAACCAGCGGATATATTGGGAGGGGAAAGCCGATGCATCCCCTGAGCGCCATCTGGGGGGGAGAGTGACGTCTGTTGAGGGTTACGAAAACGCCCATCTTCTCCCACAGCTCGGGAGGCGTGTCCTCAGGTGGTTTTATAGTCCTGCCGTTTCTAACGTACTCTTCAATAGCCCTCCTCGCGAGCCTGACGAGAAACTCTCCCCATTCGTCCTTGATCTTGTACATCGCCCTCACCTCTGACCCCTACGGCGGGAGGGGTTATTTATCTTTCCCGCAAGATTTAAAAGATTGCCGAAAAAAGTTAAGTCGGGTGTCGAAGATGGTGATAGTTGAGTTCGTTATCGTTCCCCTCGGGGAGAAAAGTCTCAGCAGGTACGTCGCAGAGGTGGTAAAGCTTTTAGAGAGAAAGGGTGTTAAATATCAACTGACTCCGATGGCAACCATAATAGAGGTTCCAACCGCAAGGGACGCGTTTGAAATAATAGCACAGGCCCATGAACTCATGTTCGAGCTCGGGGCTGAGAGGGTCTCTACAACCGTGAGGATAGACGACAGGCGTGATGTGGAGAGAAAAATGGAGGACAAGGTGAAATCCGTGATGGAAAAGGTCAGGGGTGGTTGAGATTAAGGCCCTGATTCTAGCTATAGACCGCGATGACGACTTCGGAGAAAAGGCGGGGGTTGAAGGACCCGTCATCGGGCGAGACGCCTGCATTGACGCCGCCCTAAAGCTCAGTCTGGCCGATCCGGAGGACAGCGATGCTAACGTTGTCTATGCCGCCGTCAAGCTCTACGATGAGCTCAAAGGGAGCGGGGAGTTCGATGATGTCGAAGTTGCACTGATAACCGGCCATCCCAAGGTGGGGGTAAAAAGTGATATGGAGCTGGCCAGGCAACTTGAGCTGGTCCTGGAGAGGTTTCCCGCCGATGGGGTTATTACCGTCACCGACGGGGCAGAGGACGAGCAGATATTCCCGATAATAACCTCAAAGGTTCCCATAGTAAGCTCTCACAGGGTAGTCGTCAAGCAGAGCGAGGGCATAGAAACTACCTATTATATCATCTACCGCTACCTGAGGGAGATACTCAGCGACCCAGAGGTGGCAAAGGTAGTTCTCGGGATTCCGGGGATGATACTCTTGCTCTACGGTATCGCAAGACTCATAGGTGTCTGGTATCCTGACAGCGTCAAGATAGTCTCTGCCACGATAACCGGAACAATACTCCTCATCATAGGCGGGTACTTCTTCACAAAGGGATTCCGGCTCAACTTCAGGGAAACCATCGCAAAGCAGTTCGTGTTCGTAATATCCGCGGTTGCGGGTGTTCTCATAATCATCGGAGGTTCTATCAACGCCTACTTCAGGCTTGAGGAGTACGCGAAGGAGATAATCGGCGGCTGGCCCGGGACACCTCTGCTGGCGACGCTCATCTACATAAACGCCATAGGCGCCCCGCTGATAATAGGGATATCCGTGATGATAATGGGTAAGACCATCCAGGCCTACCTCCGGAAGGACTACCACATCTGGTACTACGTCTCAGCCCTGCTCCTGATGCCCGCGCTGTGGATAACGATAGACCTGACGACGAGGTACGCGATGGCCATACTCACGATATCCGACATAGACGTCTTTGCAAAGCTCCTTCTAGCCATTGCCGACGTGGCCGTGGCTATTCTGGTTGGAATCTACATGAGAGGAAAAGTTAGGGGATGGGAGAGAGTTGAAGCTGGAGCAAGCGCTTGAGGAGTATGAGAAAAGGAGAAAGAAGGCAGAAAAAGAGGTCGAGAAGATAAGGAAGAAGTACAACAAACGCCTGGAAAAGAAGATACGGGAAGTTCTGAAGAAAATAGACGCACTGGAGAAAAAAGAGGTTCCCAAGAAGGTCGATGAGAATATCAAAAAAATAGTCACTGCTGAAAAGAGGAATTACGTGACAGCACTTAGGAACGTACTGAGCAGTATAAGCGACATGGACGACCTCGGAAAGCGCCTCCCCGACTTAGCTAAGCTCCACGTGGGTCACGGAAAGTACCTCCTGATAATATTCGAAAAGGACGTTTACGCCATAAACCGCCTGCTGAAGGAGCTGAACGAGGACTACGTGAGCTACTACAATGAGCTGAGCAAAAAAGGCCTGCCGGATCTCCGGCTGAGGGAAATCCTCTGGGAAGAGGAAAAAACCAGGGGACATATCCAACAGATTGAGCAGGAAAAGCTGGAGCTTGAAAGGGAAATAAAAGCCAAGGAAGGTGAACTCAAGGAGTTCTACAGCAGGCACGGACTTCAGGAACTTGAGGAGGACATAAAAAGCCTTTCTTCATCGCTCCGGAGTGCCGAGATGGAGGTTCGCTCAAAGGCATCAAAGCTTCAGAAGCCCATAAAGAGGATGCGCCTCCACGAGCCGATAGCCGACGAACTCATAAATGACAGCGGCGTTGCCCTCAGAAAGCCCGATGAGTTCGTCTCCCTGCTCCAGAGGATATATCCTAGACTGGAGGGCAAGTACAAGAAAACCGCCCAGTGGCTGATAGAGAACCTCAAGGAGAAGTCCGAGGCCATCAGGCAGGAAGGAGAAAAGCTATCAGAGCTTGAGAAGAAAAGGGACGAAATCCTGGCCAGTGGAGAGAGTAAAAAGAAGGAGATATGGGAACTCCACCGCCTCATCGAGGAAAAGGAGGCAGAGATACGAAAGCTCAGACGCCAGCTGGAGCACCTTGAGAAGGAGCTGAAGGATAGCCTCGCCAAACTTGAGGAGATACTCGGGCAGAAAGTCGAGCGATAGGTTTATGAATTAGGCTCCCCTAATTCTTTCGGGTGGTGAGCATGTTTAAAGTTGACAGACTGCGCTTCGGAACGGCCGGAATACCCATCTCAACCCCAAAGCGCTCAACTCTTGACGGAATAGTCCACGTGAGAAACCTAGGCCTTGACGCGATGGAGCTGGAGTTCGTCCGGGGGGTCAACCTCAAGCCGGAGCTGGCGAAGAAGATAAAATACGTCGCCAGAAAGCACGATATTCTGCTGACCGCCCACGCACCGTACTACATCAACCTCAACGCGGCGGAAAAGGCCAAGATCGAGGCCAGCAAGAAGAGGATAATCCAGAGCGCTGAACGCTTACACCAGGCCGGCGGCTGGAGCGTGGTTTTTCATGCGGGCTACTACCTAAAGCAGGACCCTGGAAAGGTTTATGAGAAAATACGGGGGGAGATTAAGGATATCGTAAAGAGCCTCCAGGACAGGGGCATCGAGGTGTGGGTAAGGCCCGAGCTGACCGGCAAGCCGACCCAGTTCGGAGACCTGAGAGAGCTCGTGAAGCTCAGCGAAGAGATCGAGATGGTTCTACCAACGATAGACTTCGCCCACTGCCACGCCCGGAACGTGGGGAAGTTCAACACCGCCGAAGAGTGGCGCGAGATGCTGAGCTTTATGGAGGACCGGCTCGGCAGAGAGGCTCTCGACAACATGCACATCCACATAAGCGGCATAAACTACACCTCAAAGGGCGAGAGGAACCACCTCAACCTCCAGGAGAGCGACATGAACTGGGAAGACCTGCTGAGGGTCCTCAAGGAGTTCAAAGTCAAGGGAGTGGTCATAAGCGAGAGCCCGAACATAGAGGGCGACGCCCTGCTGATGAAAAAGAAATACGAGGAGATACGGGTTTAAGCCCTCTCAATCCTCCCGTATCTTTCCATGATTTCCAGGAGCCTATCAACCGGAAGGGCGTAGCGGATCCTGCCGTTTCTGCCTCCCATCGTCCTAGCCTGCAGGAGGGAGTTGATTATCGCCTCCTCAGTGGAATCAGCTGCGGCTATGAATAACCTGTTGAGTGCATCGTCCGGGAGGAACCCCATGGAATGAGCCTCCTTGCCGCCCGGGACGGTCTGGGCCGTCGAGAAAGCCAGAACTATGTCCCCGCTCCCGTTGTGGCCGTAGGAGCCCGTCCTGGCCAGGCCGAGGATTGCCCTCCTAGCCAGTCTAGCCAGCTGACGGGAGGTCAGAGGCGCGTCTGTGGCGATTACAATAGATATGCTGCCCCCCATGGAAAGTCCCCTGCCCGGGTAGTCCCTCAACTCCCAGCCGACGGGAACGCCCGCTATGACCAAATCCTCCCTCTTGCCAAAGTTGCTGAGGACGAGCGACGCAACGGTGTACTCCTCGCCACCAATCTCAACTACCCTTGAAGAGGAACCTATCCCCCCTTTGAACTCGAAGGCGCTCATTCCGGTGCCTGCTCCAACAGAGCCCTCTTCAAAGTCAAGGGATGCGCCCTCGAAAGCCTCAAAGACGTGTTCCTCCTTAACGGCACGCTTTTTATTATCGTTGAGGTAGCCGTCGTTACACTCCATTACGAGCGGGTTTACCGATATTCCCTCGGGGTTCTCCTCCGCCCAAAGGCTTATCAGAGCGTCCGCAACACGGTAGCCGTTCAGCGTGCTGGTTAAAGCTATTGGAGTTTCGATGTAGCCGAGCTCCTCCACCTGGATAAACCCAATCGGCTTGGAAAAGCCGTTGAAGGTGTAAACTCCTGCGAAGAGCCTCTCCCTGAAGGGGTTCCCCACCGGCGGAACGAGGATCGTAACTCCCGTTCTAATATCGTCCCCCTCGATTATCGTCGAATGACCAACCCTGACGCCCAAATCAGCTATAGAGTTCTTTTTCCCGTGCTCATAACGGCCTATCTTTATTCCCAGATCAGGGGCCTTCATGGTATCACCAACACCCCTACGCTCTCTGGCTTTTAGGGTTTTGGAGACAATTTTCATGCTGGATTAAAAATCCACCGAATATTTTCTGCTTCCAATTACTACTTATCAAAGTTTGTAGTAATATAATTCAGTTATTACGAAGAAAAGTTTAAAATACAATAAAAATGCGTCCAATACGGTGATTCCATGGGCTGGCGTAGGTTTGCTACCTTCGTCTTGATTGTGCTCTTCCTTGGAATGACAGTTAGTGGAGCAAGTGCCACTGCGAGCCTCGTCAATTCATCCACCAACAGCACGGTGAAGCTTCCGTCGGGACTCAACCCACAGGGAAAACCGGGAGACGAGGTACAGCCACAAGTAGGCCCGATACTCATCTTTGTTGGCATGATTCTGCTGGATTTGCTCCTCAGCTGGGCGCTTGAGAAATACGTTTCTCCAGAAGCCGCGATGGTTTACGATGCAGTCTCGCTCTTAATCCCAGACCCCGGGGACGGCCTCAAGCTTGGTATCAAAGTCCTAGCCAAGCACGGGGACGAGATTACAAAGTACTCAATAGTAATCGTCAAAAAGGACCTGTGGCGTACCAAAGTCGTCAGAAAGATTACCGATGTTAGTGCCAGCAGTGCCAAGTGGGTAAAGAGCGCCCTCGGCGAGAAGTACATCAAAGAAATCGCAGAGAAATACGTCGTAAAGAGGGGTAAGAACTTCGATGACGTTGTTAATAGCCTCAAGAGAATCCAAAGCATGGGTATAACCAGCGCAAAAGCTAGACGATTAATCATTGACAGGGGCTGGGATGTCAAAAAGCTTGAAAGGGTACTCAGCGACGCAAAAAGCGTTAGAAAAGGAGGAAGCAAGCTTATTGGGGCCATAAATAGAGACTTGAAAACCCAAAAAGACCTCGGACCACTCTATGAGGCTGAGGTTGTGAGCCACCTCAAGCGGAGTGGATGGAGGATAAAAGAGGTAGAGAAGGACGTGGTAACCTCAATCGGAAAAACTGAGATTGACATAATCGCCGAAAAGAGTGGAAGAACAGTTTACGTTGAGTGTAAGAGAAGCTTTGATGGGATAGATATTGGTCAAATAGCAAAACAGGCTGAATACGCCAGAAACCACGGAATAAAGACGATAAAAATTTATTATGCAGAGGGACCATCATATCCACCCACTTACATCCTTCAGAAGCTCAGGGAAATTAGTTCAAAATACAACGTTGATATAAGCTTAGTTTATCTCGGATCTAACTTCAACTAACTTTTTTATTTTTTCTAAACTACAGCAAAGGAGGTGAAGATATGGGCGTTGATAACTATATTTACTTTGTCTTTGATAAGAAGCCGGAAGAGGTTGAAAACTTTCTTAAAAGGGAGTTTGAAGCTGAGGTTCGGAATGAGGAGTTTGATGATCCTCGGATGGATTACCTCGGGGAAAAGGGTCTTTTAGGAGAGCATTTTCAGCTAATCACCTCAGGCGAACTGCTCTTTGACCCGCCACTAAGGACTACAGAATGGGGGGTTATAATCAACGCTGACTTTCATGTTTATACTGTTAAGGACTACACAATCCTTGAAATCCACCCCAATCCAAGAAGCAGGTGGGGGTTTGTCCTCAGCTCGGAAGTCATCAGGCTCTTAAAACGGTTCATGAAGGCAGAACCTCTCCTGATATGCGGTTACAGGGATGATGCAGATCTAACAGAACTCGGTTTCAATTACAACATGTCATATTTGTTCATAAACTGGCTTCCCGAGACAATTAAAACCGGAAAACTCAAAACCCTACCCTCAGCCATCACAGTAGTGAAGAAAGAGCTTCTTGGCCTTGAGGATGGTCTCTATGAACTGATTGAAAGGCCCGGAAGGGAAGAAAAGGAGTACGTGCTGGTAAAGAGCATTGAGGACTATAAAATACTCGTCGCAGTAGAGGAAGTCGATTTAATGGATGAGGAGTGCTACCGTGACATTTTGAATGACAAAGCAGAGTTTAGCTTAAAAATCGTTGGGGTTACATTCAAGCGCATCGGTCGGAAGGTTAAAGATGAGTTGCTCCTCAGGAGGGCCGAAGATTACTTTAAGACCCAGGTGGAGGAAGATGGGTGTTGATAATTATCTTTACTTCGTGTTTGGTGAGAAGCCGGAAGAGGTTGAAAACTTCCTCAAAAAGGAGTTTGAAATTAAAATTCGGGATGAGGAGTTTGATGACCCTCGGATGGAACACTTTAAGAGAAAAGGCACCATAGACGAAAGTTTTGGCATAATAGCTGCTGGAGACTTATTCTTTGATCCTCTAAGAAATATCAGAGGAGAGAGTGTAGCCAACGCAGACTTCTGGATTTATACCGTCAAAGACCACACAATCCTCGAAATCCACCCCAATCCAAGAAGCAAGTGGTGGGACGTTTACAGCCACGAGCTGATGAAATTTTTGACAGTCTTCATGAATGAGGGGACGTGTTAATAACATTGCACTTACTCGTGTTTGGGAAGGTTTTATTGTTAATCAACGCTTATAAAGAGCAAAAACCGAGTTGTCACCATGGGGTCAAGGCTCTCGAAGCTCTTCCTGCTCATCCCTCTGGCCTTCCTCGTGGTCTTCTTCTACGTCCCGTTAGCTAGTATTCTAAAAACCGGCCTCTGGGAGAACGGCCTCACCCTCAAACACCTCTCCGCAGTTCTAGCCAACGACTACCACAGGAGGGTCATCCTCTTCACGATAGGGCAGGCAATAGCCTCGACGCTCCTCACCCTAGCACTCGGCCTTCCCGGGGCGTACATCTTCGCCAAGTACGACTTCCCGGGGAAGGGCATCATAAAGGCCGTCCTAACCGTCCCGTTCGTCATGCCCAGTGTGATGGTGGCTCTCGGCTACATTCTCCTCTTCGGAAAGAGCGGCTTCGTGACCCAGCTTTTAGGCCGTGACCTTGGCATAATCTACTCCTGGAAGGGC
This window of the Thermococcus thermotolerans genome carries:
- a CDS encoding YraN family protein — its product is MGWRRFATFVLIVLFLGMTVSGASATASLVNSSTNSTVKLPSGLNPQGKPGDEVQPQVGPILIFVGMILLDLLLSWALEKYVSPEAAMVYDAVSLLIPDPGDGLKLGIKVLAKHGDEITKYSIVIVKKDLWRTKVVRKITDVSASSAKWVKSALGEKYIKEIAEKYVVKRGKNFDDVVNSLKRIQSMGITSAKARRLIIDRGWDVKKLERVLSDAKSVRKGGSKLIGAINRDLKTQKDLGPLYEAEVVSHLKRSGWRIKEVEKDVVTSIGKTEIDIIAEKSGRTVYVECKRSFDGIDIGQIAKQAEYARNHGIKTIKIYYAEGPSYPPTYILQKLREISSKYNVDISLVYLGSNFN